One genomic window of Denticeps clupeoides chromosome 14, fDenClu1.1, whole genome shotgun sequence includes the following:
- the LOC114803362 gene encoding potassium channel subfamily K member 3-like: protein MNVSESKGYGHAAPSTDGGKVFCMFYALLGIPLTLVMFQSLGERINTLVKYLLHRLKKCLGFRRTEVSMANMVSIGFISCMSTLCIGAAAFSRYEDWSFFHAYYYCFITLTTIGFGDYVALQKDHALQNNPKYVAFSFIYILTGLTVIGAFLNLVVLRFMTMNAEDERRDAEQRALLSRNGQAGSGSGMAAHFHYIPDPPSSSSAASGLGTACGGGGGGPAGGGGGAGRGLRNVYAEVLHFQSMCSCLWYKSREKLQYSIPMIIPRDLSTSDTYVEQGETFSAQPLTSNGCVCSLRHPSAVSSVSTGLHSLVPAYPGHSKRRCSI, encoded by the coding sequence GATATGGCCACGCAGCACCCAGTACAGATGGTGGAAAGGTCTTCTGCATGTTCTATGCTCTGCTGGGCATTCCTCTCACGCTGGTCATGTTCCAAAGCCTGGGAGAGCGCATCAACACGCTGGTGAAGTATCTGTTGCACCGTCTCAAAAAGTGCCTTGGCTTCCGACGCACTGAGGTCTCCATGGCCAACATGGTGAGCATCGGCTTCATCTCCTGCATGAGCACCCTGTGCATCGGGGCGGCGGCCTTTTCTCGCTACGAGGACTGGAGCTTCTTCCATGCCTACTACTACTGCTTCATCACGCTCACCACTATTGGCTTCGGTGACTATGTGGCACTGCAGAAGGACCATGCGCTGCAAAACAACCCCAAGTATGTGGCCTTCAGCTTCATCTACATCCTGACGGGCCTCACCGTGATCGGGGCGTTCCTCAACCTGGTGGTGTTGCGTTTTATGACCATGAACGCCGAGGACGAGCGGCGAGACGCCGAGCAGCGAGCGCTGCTCTCTCGAAACGGGCAGGCGGGTAGTGGGAGCGGAATGGCGGCTCATTTCCACTACATTCCAGACCcgccttcctcctcttcagccGCCTCGGGTCTCGGGACGGCCTGCGGCGGCGGGGGCGGCGGCCCTGCCGGCGGCGGGGGAGGAGCCGGCCGAGGACTGCGCAACGTCTACGCCGAGGTGCTGCACTTCCAGTCCATGTGTTCCTGCCTGTGGTACAAGAGCCGGGAGAAGCTGCAGTATTCCATCCCCATGATCATCCCTCGCGACCTCTCCACCTCCGACACGTACGTGGAGCAGGGCGAGACCTTCTCCGCCCAACCACTCACCTCCAACGGCTGCGTGTGCAGCTTGCGGCACCCCTCCGCCGTCAGCTCGGTCTCCACCGGGCTGCACTCCCTCGTCCCTGCCTACCCGGGACACTCCAAGCGCCGATGCTCCATTTAG